A region of the Stieleria neptunia genome:
TGGCGGCGACCTACGTCGGGGTCACCTTGTCGGTCCCACTCGGTCGATTCGTTCGCGCCCACGCTGAAACCGGTGGTGTGAACTGGCGAAGACTTCCGGTGGGCGCGTTTGCCGCCTCCACCCTGTTCTTCGTCGTCAGCAATCTCGGTGTTTGGCTGGGGCCCTGGTATCCCGCCAGCATGGCAGGCTTGGTGGGGTGTTTCACCAACGCGATTCCATTCTACGGCTACACCGTCGCCGGCGACCTGCTGTTTGCCGGTGTCATGTTCGGAGCTTACGAGCTCTCCGGCGTGAAGCGGTCGGTCCCCGCCCGCGCGGTCGCTCAAGCGGCCTCGTGATTCGTCAGCTTTGATGTTCGGGTTGCGTTTGTCGACCGGAGGGCTCGCGCCCTGCCGCTAATATCGTAGCGGAACGGCGCGAGCGGGCAGTCGATTTTGTGAGCCGCGACGCGTAAGCGGCCGGGCATCCCGCCGTTGCCCGAGGCCTTACGGCCAGCGGCTCACCATTAACGCAGCAGATCCCGACTGAAACGACAGCCCGCGAGCCATCCGGTCTGACCCCTACGAATAAGCGTTGACGATCCACGCCCCGGAAAACGGACCGACGCTCGAAAACTCGCTCCCAATCGCCTCGGCGGGGCTTTTCTGCCCCCGGGGAGCTTCCTCCTGGCCTGTTTTTTCGCCGCCGTCGATTCAAAAACGTCCCGTTTGGGTCGGGCAGAATCGGCCGCGCAGCGATTTTGGGGTCGATATTGACCGATAATGCCGGATTTGGCCGGAACTCTTCGCAAACAAGCGGCGTCAGATAGGCCACGATTCGTTGACACGGTTATCGGCCCAACTAGAATCGCAGCCATTCCTTATCCAATCGCCTCATACTTCGCATTTTTCCCATCTTCCCGGTTGGGCGAGCCCTACTTAAATAGCAATGATCTGGGTTGAGTTCGTCCGATGCATACGAACGAGCGAATCCCCGCGCTGCGGCAATCCATGCAAAGTTTACGGCCGCGAACGATGAGAAAATGGAATTAAATGGATAGGCGGGCGTCTCAGAATTACACTCTGCAGAACCCGCAACTTGTACGACCGACCCGCGACACCGCCGCTTTTCGTCAAGGCCCTAGAGGCCGGCACGTTTGGTAGAGACCCTCGATGATCCAACGAACTGAATCGAAATTCCTTAGTCCCAACGCTTCTAACAACGAGATGAGCGACATGAACGTCGATGGCTCGCGGAAACAAAGAAAGACGCGACGAAGCCGCGGGGGCCAACGCCGACAGCGTCGGCGTTTATTGATGGAGGGATTGGAGAGCCGCAAACTGCTCGCCGCCGTGAGCAGTCTGGGTAGCAGCAACGCTCCGGTCGACACGGATTTGTTTCTACCGTCGGACCCGCGGAATATCGGAACCGTGCCGGCGTTCGTAGTCAATGAAGCGGAAACGGCGAATGAAACGGGCGTGAACGATTCGCGTTTCAGCGCCCAGTTTCTTCCGCTGGGGA
Encoded here:
- a CDS encoding DUF6580 family putative transport protein, which codes for MIYLLTLAIAATRFLPHPPNFACLGALGLFAGCYFAGRKAYLVPAAALLISDAVSHLMGTPGMGFYNPMVMAATYVGVTLSVPLGRFVRAHAETGGVNWRRLPVGAFAASTLFFVVSNLGVWLGPWYPASMAGLVGCFTNAIPFYGYTVAGDLLFAGVMFGAYELSGVKRSVPARAVAQAAS